A section of the Microbulbifer pacificus genome encodes:
- a CDS encoding nucleotidyltransferase family protein: protein MEYSIVVLAAGYSHRFGGDKRLASIQGEPMLLRTLQTALAAASTLENTQVQVVIRARDPVIANGLSKMPVQVLHAPVWPVGIGASLASCVEQIQRQGANPKAVLVCLGDMPFVEPETIVALLQAVREDRICVPVCAGTRGYPIAIGRRYLTALSRLRRTGVEKVLRIYSDAVYDVEVPDPAINCDINRPDDFHAAVRQDLFGKIFASRDTAQGESQPSPLE, encoded by the coding sequence ATGGAATATTCGATAGTCGTCCTGGCCGCCGGTTACTCTCATCGCTTCGGTGGTGACAAACGCCTCGCAAGCATTCAGGGTGAACCCATGTTGCTGCGCACCCTGCAGACTGCACTGGCAGCAGCCTCCACCCTTGAAAATACCCAGGTGCAAGTGGTTATTCGCGCCCGCGACCCGGTAATCGCCAACGGTCTCAGCAAAATGCCGGTACAGGTTCTCCATGCGCCGGTGTGGCCCGTGGGTATCGGCGCCAGTCTCGCGTCCTGTGTCGAACAGATTCAGCGACAGGGCGCAAATCCCAAGGCGGTACTGGTGTGCCTCGGGGATATGCCCTTCGTCGAGCCTGAAACCATAGTGGCACTGCTGCAAGCGGTCCGGGAAGATCGCATCTGCGTGCCCGTGTGTGCGGGAACCCGCGGCTATCCCATCGCCATCGGACGTCGCTATCTCACCGCACTTTCGCGCCTGCGCCGTACCGGCGTGGAAAAGGTGCTGCGTATTTATAGCGATGCGGTGTATGACGTGGAAGTCCCGGACCCGGCAATCAACTGCGATATCAACCGTCCGGACGACTTCCACGCAGCAGTGCGGCAGGATCTGTTCGGTAAAATTTTTGCATCTCGCGATACAGCGCAGGGTGAGTCGCAGCCATCGCCACTGGAATAA
- a CDS encoding translocation/assembly module TamB domain-containing protein: protein MSEQSSPTSREAGRSKRRRGRYWPRLTLIAIALLLPLIGAIFLVGTERGRVALTNGGIAIARHYLPDLAIDAEGIGSPQLGRWYFERLQVRYQDQSMVEGRKLTLQLDIERLWQNQIHIPELSAQSFVFDNTLLGEYLQAHVSDDEVKEVAEEAGAPSIPAIWLERLAVQQLTVVDKALKDFPVVAVNGEGVYRWPERESALTLDIAEVPRSESGNEKGHQMHLQLKGEMQSDTEYALTLSASEAAGGFLPRRLLLPEGENLDADGKFLLELVGDNQLKVTAERFSLPLVQHRFGLSGHGDVVLSPWSVVTDDLTLTVDDTRHSIRGRIDGETMDLKVLLNRLPVAISQPWQDFVQGGWLTADLAVKGPLALPNADGSLELKTSYQKQPLHLTGKVETIGDKIYLRTARLRLAKAQLDASGSVDIGSESIDLKGQIAQLPFVEIRRILASLEETRELEIPPELDGTIERLQVTAVGPWKNPRLGVKLASDVRYQELETRLQGRAEGDLNKFAVSDLLLEGEGLRVSGSGEVNVERKALQFQLDVAARGLKPAEQFGLPVDEGTEVSLDAVVSVNGPWDNPKMSARLSSDGEYREYRYRLRGGAAGNAEAITFDHLRLDLFTGAAAAAIASGGADSPATPEQSLLPDEKPETTPENPLQQSPERVAGTAALAAESEQARQRGNAWLELNGVVEPKAQRANGSVAGRNIPLRLARLAGVNLPPSLRGELSIDGQFTGPFSDPEATANILGLGEYRGEPWQVQGDVSYGKAQVQLSDVKLLWAGRNQLTAHGSLSADALDLELRAQAVLADFEEWLSADISDSGELNLWATARGTPKDPDLAGELRISGRAPALRDDALVQSPLILALEWQTRDGDLEMNLDASHGSRTAADAQATLAIAPILEQLFREKPAGESPPLPIDLEANGTADLAALGAFFDPEIHTMRGRLDFNLVADGTSAAPNARGKINLQGGSYEHRPSNTRLTNIVFVADLTPEAWRVVEASARDGDRGRVDLAGEVTFNAPEPPSLDFSVTARNAHLLNMPGAKGAFSGELRLTGNTEDALLAGSLNLRPLAVQVEHFIGSSVPEIDVIEVQVDGGEERESSELLGNIALALEIVLDQQSYVRGLGLDSNLKGKVDIAGTAADPQASGTLTIVRGKFDLLGKKFELQEGQVQFQNNVAVIYVKGVHTYPEGEITAEISGTTDNPKIEFSSSPEAAQDEIFAQLLFGKSLTDISPLQAVRLVTVVRTLQTGGTGFDPLASTRDLVGLDTLDFESEATEGGEDQYSLSLGKYITSRIYLELQRSTDPLNPWRAEMQIELRKNLRLDIRSADNEESGGGSVELQWKKDY from the coding sequence ATGTCTGAGCAATCCTCACCCACCTCGCGTGAAGCGGGACGCAGCAAACGGCGCCGGGGCCGGTACTGGCCGCGCCTGACGCTGATCGCCATTGCACTATTACTGCCATTGATAGGGGCGATATTCCTGGTAGGCACAGAGCGCGGGCGTGTGGCGTTGACCAATGGCGGCATCGCCATCGCCCGCCATTATCTGCCGGACCTCGCCATCGACGCCGAGGGCATCGGCAGCCCGCAACTCGGGCGCTGGTACTTCGAACGGCTGCAAGTGCGCTACCAGGATCAGAGCATGGTGGAGGGGCGCAAACTGACACTGCAGCTGGATATAGAGCGCCTGTGGCAAAACCAGATTCATATTCCAGAGCTGAGCGCGCAGTCCTTTGTGTTCGACAACACGCTGCTGGGGGAATACCTGCAAGCTCACGTCAGCGACGATGAAGTGAAAGAGGTCGCGGAGGAGGCCGGTGCGCCCTCGATACCCGCCATCTGGCTCGAGCGCCTGGCCGTGCAGCAGCTTACCGTCGTCGACAAGGCTCTCAAGGATTTCCCCGTGGTGGCGGTCAACGGTGAGGGCGTTTATCGGTGGCCGGAGCGCGAATCCGCGTTGACGCTGGATATTGCCGAAGTCCCGAGGAGTGAGTCTGGCAATGAGAAAGGGCACCAGATGCACCTGCAGCTCAAGGGCGAGATGCAGAGCGATACAGAGTATGCGCTCACCCTGTCCGCCAGTGAGGCCGCAGGGGGCTTTCTGCCGCGTAGGTTGTTGCTGCCCGAGGGGGAGAATCTCGATGCGGACGGTAAATTCCTGCTGGAACTTGTCGGTGACAATCAGCTGAAAGTCACGGCCGAGCGTTTTTCGCTGCCGTTGGTGCAGCACCGCTTTGGCTTGAGCGGTCATGGGGATGTGGTCTTGTCGCCCTGGTCCGTGGTTACCGACGATCTGACACTCACGGTGGACGACACCCGCCACAGCATTCGCGGTCGCATCGACGGTGAGACCATGGACCTCAAGGTATTGCTGAATCGCCTGCCCGTCGCTATTTCCCAGCCGTGGCAGGACTTTGTTCAGGGGGGATGGCTGACCGCCGACCTCGCCGTGAAAGGGCCGCTTGCACTACCCAATGCGGACGGTAGCCTGGAGCTCAAGACGTCCTATCAAAAGCAGCCGCTGCATCTAACCGGCAAAGTGGAAACCATTGGCGACAAGATCTACCTCCGCACCGCGCGCCTGCGGCTGGCGAAAGCGCAACTGGATGCCAGCGGCAGCGTGGACATCGGCAGCGAGTCGATCGATCTGAAGGGGCAGATAGCGCAACTGCCGTTTGTGGAAATCCGCCGGATTCTCGCCTCTCTCGAGGAAACCCGAGAGCTCGAAATCCCCCCTGAGCTGGATGGCACTATCGAGCGTTTGCAGGTGACCGCCGTCGGCCCGTGGAAGAATCCGCGCCTTGGGGTAAAGCTCGCCAGTGATGTGCGCTACCAGGAACTGGAGACGCGTTTACAGGGCAGAGCCGAGGGCGACCTGAATAAATTTGCGGTGAGTGATCTGCTGCTGGAGGGCGAAGGGCTCAGGGTAAGTGGCAGCGGCGAAGTGAATGTCGAGCGCAAAGCACTGCAGTTCCAGCTGGATGTGGCCGCGCGCGGCTTGAAGCCCGCCGAACAGTTCGGACTGCCTGTGGACGAGGGCACCGAAGTCAGCCTGGATGCGGTGGTGTCGGTCAATGGGCCCTGGGACAACCCGAAAATGTCTGCGCGCCTGTCGTCTGACGGCGAGTACCGCGAGTACCGTTACCGCCTGCGCGGCGGCGCCGCTGGTAATGCGGAGGCTATTACTTTCGATCACTTGCGACTGGATCTCTTCACCGGCGCGGCAGCGGCGGCGATCGCCAGTGGCGGAGCAGATTCGCCGGCAACGCCCGAGCAGTCGCTGCTGCCGGATGAAAAACCCGAAACAACCCCGGAAAATCCTCTGCAGCAATCGCCGGAGCGTGTAGCCGGCACGGCGGCGCTGGCGGCGGAGTCGGAACAAGCGCGCCAGCGCGGCAACGCCTGGCTGGAGTTGAACGGTGTGGTGGAACCCAAGGCCCAGCGCGCCAACGGCAGTGTGGCCGGGCGCAATATCCCGCTGCGGCTTGCGCGCCTTGCGGGGGTGAACCTGCCGCCTTCACTGCGCGGTGAACTCAGTATCGACGGCCAGTTTACCGGTCCCTTCAGCGATCCCGAGGCTACCGCCAATATCCTTGGGCTGGGGGAATATCGCGGTGAGCCCTGGCAAGTGCAGGGTGATGTCAGTTACGGCAAGGCGCAGGTACAGCTGTCGGACGTAAAACTGCTGTGGGCCGGCCGCAACCAGTTGACCGCCCACGGTAGCCTGAGTGCGGATGCGCTGGATCTTGAACTGCGCGCCCAGGCGGTACTGGCGGATTTTGAAGAGTGGCTGAGTGCGGATATCAGTGACAGCGGCGAGCTGAACCTGTGGGCCACCGCTCGCGGTACCCCGAAAGATCCGGACCTTGCCGGCGAGCTGCGGATCAGCGGTCGTGCGCCCGCACTGCGGGATGATGCCCTGGTGCAGTCGCCCCTGATTCTGGCGCTGGAGTGGCAGACGCGAGACGGCGACCTGGAAATGAACCTGGATGCCAGCCACGGCAGCCGTACCGCCGCGGATGCCCAGGCCACCCTCGCTATCGCCCCGATCCTCGAACAGCTTTTTCGCGAGAAGCCCGCGGGTGAATCGCCACCACTGCCCATCGATCTTGAGGCCAATGGCACCGCCGACCTCGCGGCACTCGGCGCCTTCTTCGACCCGGAAATCCACACCATGCGCGGCCGGCTGGACTTCAACCTGGTGGCGGATGGCACCAGCGCGGCACCCAACGCCCGCGGCAAGATCAACCTGCAGGGCGGCTCCTACGAGCACCGCCCCAGCAATACGCGCCTGACCAATATCGTTTTCGTTGCCGATCTCACCCCGGAAGCCTGGCGAGTGGTGGAGGCCAGTGCGCGCGATGGCGACCGCGGGCGGGTGGATCTCGCCGGTGAAGTGACGTTCAACGCGCCGGAGCCGCCGTCACTGGATTTTTCCGTGACCGCGCGCAACGCGCACCTGCTCAATATGCCCGGTGCCAAGGGCGCCTTCTCCGGCGAACTGCGCCTCACTGGCAACACCGAAGATGCACTGCTGGCGGGCTCCCTGAATCTGCGGCCGCTGGCGGTGCAGGTGGAGCACTTTATTGGCAGCAGTGTGCCGGAAATCGACGTGATCGAAGTGCAAGTGGACGGTGGCGAGGAGCGGGAGAGTTCCGAGCTTTTGGGCAATATCGCCCTGGCCCTGGAAATCGTGTTGGATCAGCAATCCTACGTGCGCGGCCTCGGGCTCGATTCCAATCTCAAGGGCAAGGTGGATATCGCCGGTACCGCCGCGGATCCACAGGCGTCCGGCACCCTCACCATTGTGCGTGGCAAGTTTGACCTGTTGGGCAAGAAGTTCGAACTGCAGGAAGGGCAGGTACAGTTCCAGAACAATGTCGCGGTCATCTATGTGAAGGGGGTGCATACCTATCCGGAAGGGGAGATCACTGCGGAGATTTCCGGCACCACCGATAACCCGAAAATCGAGTTCAGTTCCAGCCCGGAAGCCGCCCAGGATGAGATTTTCGCGCAGCTGCTGTTCGGCAAGTCCCTGACGGATATTTCGCCACTGCAGGCGGTGCGTCTGGTCACGGTGGTGCGCACCCTGCAGACCGGTGGCACCGGATTCGACCCGCTCGCCAGCACCCGTGATCTGGTGGGGCTGGATACCCTGGACTTCGAATCCGAGGCTACCGAAGGAGGGGAGGACCAGTACTCGCTGAGCCTCGGCAAGTACATCACCAGCCGCATCTATCTCGAGCTGCAGCGCAGCACCGATCCGCTAAACCCGTGGCGGGCGGAAATGCAGATCGAGCTGCGTAAAAATCTGCGCCTGGATATCAGGTCCGCAGACAACGAGGAAAGTGGCGGCGGAAGTGTGGAACTGCAGTGGAAGAAGGATTACTGA
- a CDS encoding M90 family metallopeptidase produces the protein MGTFFAIILFAIMIWVVPMMWQRTRRHYLRSRPLSRQQTTILANRLALFPYLPKTRQVELKRNVSLFLRDKEFVGCEGLIITEEMQVVIAAHACVLLLERHNNCYPDLRTVLVYPGAYVAEETRYDGYIRSTHLSARAGEAHYRGPVVLSWQDLQQGLAHPERGHNVAIHEFAHKLDEEDGHVDGRPPFAKSADGKNWAPVMREAFDELRQRIHALRGEVESKGAGSDTPPSVLDTYGAQSPAEFFAVATEAYFIIPVAMAATHPALYREMQKFYRTDPAALLRGSRPDG, from the coding sequence TTGGGAACTTTCTTCGCGATTATTCTGTTCGCCATTATGATCTGGGTGGTACCGATGATGTGGCAGCGCACCCGTCGCCACTACCTGCGCTCGCGTCCGCTGAGCCGGCAGCAGACAACGATCCTGGCGAACCGGCTTGCGCTGTTCCCGTACCTTCCAAAGACAAGGCAGGTAGAGCTGAAGCGCAATGTCAGCCTGTTTTTGCGGGACAAGGAATTTGTCGGCTGCGAAGGCCTCATTATCACGGAAGAGATGCAGGTGGTGATCGCTGCCCACGCCTGCGTGTTGCTACTTGAGCGCCACAACAACTGCTATCCGGACCTGCGCACGGTGCTGGTGTACCCGGGTGCCTATGTGGCAGAGGAAACGCGCTACGATGGCTACATTCGTTCCACCCACCTGAGCGCCCGTGCCGGCGAGGCGCATTATCGCGGGCCGGTGGTGTTGTCGTGGCAGGACCTGCAACAGGGGCTTGCGCATCCCGAGCGGGGACACAATGTGGCAATTCACGAGTTTGCCCATAAGCTGGACGAAGAGGATGGTCACGTTGACGGGCGGCCGCCGTTTGCGAAAAGTGCCGACGGCAAGAACTGGGCTCCGGTGATGCGGGAGGCCTTCGACGAATTGCGCCAGCGGATTCACGCGCTGCGTGGGGAGGTTGAGTCAAAGGGTGCAGGCAGTGACACTCCACCGTCGGTTCTGGACACCTACGGCGCCCAGTCCCCGGCGGAGTTTTTTGCAGTGGCCACCGAGGCCTATTTCATTATTCCAGTGGCGATGGCTGCGACTCACCCTGCGCTGTATCGCGAGATGCAAAAATTTTACCGAACAGATCCTGCCGCACTGCTGCGTGGAAGTCGTCCGGACGGTTGA